The Streptomyces sp. RKAG293 genome includes a region encoding these proteins:
- a CDS encoding acyl-CoA dehydrogenase family protein produces MDFTFGPEAESFRAQARAWLAEHRDGWPAGGRGWERTLGTAGWIGLGWTGDYGNRRATLAQQVVWGEEYARSGAPGRSGHIGENLLAPTLLAHGTAAQRDRFLPSIARGEELWCQGYSEPDAGSDLAGIRTAAVRDDGGGYRITGQKIWTSLAQDADWCFVLARTEPGSRRHHGLSFLLVPMDQPGRIEVRPIRQMSGDAEFNEVFFDAAHASADHLVGAEGGGWTVAMSLLGYERGVSTLVQQIGFEQELREITDLARTTGADTEPVLRARIVRQWAELRTMRWNALRTLGTDSPGAPSVAKLLWGGWHQRLGELAMAVRGAEAATGPTAWTPSRPYELDALQRMFLFSRADTIYGGSDEIQRTIIAERVLGLPKEPRP; encoded by the coding sequence GTGGACTTTACGTTCGGCCCGGAGGCCGAATCCTTCCGCGCCCAGGCGCGGGCCTGGCTCGCCGAACACCGTGACGGGTGGCCGGCGGGCGGGCGCGGCTGGGAGCGCACCCTCGGCACGGCCGGCTGGATAGGGCTCGGCTGGACCGGGGACTACGGCAACCGCCGGGCGACCCTCGCCCAGCAGGTCGTCTGGGGTGAGGAGTACGCGAGATCCGGCGCCCCCGGCCGGTCCGGCCACATCGGTGAGAACCTGCTGGCCCCCACCCTCCTCGCCCACGGCACCGCAGCGCAGCGGGACCGCTTCCTCCCTTCGATAGCCCGCGGCGAGGAACTGTGGTGCCAGGGCTACAGCGAACCGGACGCCGGATCCGACCTGGCCGGGATCCGCACCGCGGCGGTCCGGGACGACGGCGGCGGCTACCGGATCACCGGTCAGAAGATCTGGACGTCGCTCGCCCAGGACGCCGACTGGTGCTTCGTCCTGGCCCGCACCGAACCAGGCTCCCGCCGGCACCACGGCCTCAGCTTCCTGCTGGTGCCGATGGACCAGCCCGGCCGGATCGAGGTCCGGCCGATCCGCCAGATGTCCGGCGACGCCGAGTTCAACGAGGTCTTCTTCGACGCGGCGCACGCGTCCGCCGACCACCTCGTCGGGGCGGAGGGCGGCGGCTGGACCGTCGCCATGTCCCTGCTCGGCTACGAGCGAGGGGTGTCCACCCTCGTCCAGCAGATCGGCTTCGAGCAGGAACTGCGCGAGATCACCGACCTCGCCCGGACCACCGGCGCCGACACCGAACCCGTCCTGCGGGCCCGGATCGTCCGCCAGTGGGCCGAGCTCAGGACGATGCGCTGGAACGCCCTGCGCACCCTGGGCACCGACTCGCCCGGCGCCCCCAGCGTCGCCAAGCTGCTGTGGGGCGGCTGGCACCAGCGGCTCGGCGAACTGGCCATGGCGGTCCGGGGCGCGGAGGCCGCCACCGGCCCCACCGCCTGGACCCCGTCCCGGCCCTACGAACTCGACGCGCTGCAGCGGATGTTCCTCTTCAGCCGTGCCGACACGATCTACGGCGGCTCGGACGAGATCCAGCGCACCATCATCGCCGAGCGGGTGCTCGGCCTCCCGAAGGAGCCGCGGCCATGA
- a CDS encoding acyl-CoA dehydrogenase family protein — protein MDFQPTEDQEALRTGVRELLAGRFPREALRAAVDAGDAVDALETGSGSGSGPGSGAGSGSGSASGSAGGPPVVDRALWRELGEAGFFALRLPEADGGVGLGLPEAVLVFEEAGRVLLPGPLVGTHLAATHLTGPVAAGAAAGELLVALALPPAPVGHLGAADAVLVLGEPGSREPGPRERGSGERGSGERGEFGGTGVATGIGLFAADGYPAAEIRSVDPLTPLHLPGSVLTPARVPGGGAGADPDLAGADPVLLRREAALLTAALQVGSAGRTLEMAVQHARQREQFGRPIGAFQAVKHLCADMLVRLEMARTAVYAAAVSCDAFETAAARLLADDAASRNARDCLQVFGGMGFTWEADVHLHIKRSWVLAAGRADAERHEEELAGELPG, from the coding sequence GTGGATTTCCAACCGACAGAAGATCAAGAGGCATTGCGGACGGGGGTGCGGGAGCTGCTCGCCGGGCGCTTCCCGCGCGAGGCGCTGCGCGCGGCGGTCGACGCGGGCGACGCGGTCGACGCCCTGGAGACCGGTTCCGGTTCTGGTTCCGGGCCTGGTTCCGGCGCCGGTTCCGGCAGCGGTTCCGCTTCCGGCTCGGCGGGCGGGCCGCCGGTGGTCGACCGGGCGCTGTGGCGTGAGCTGGGGGAGGCCGGGTTCTTCGCCCTCAGGCTGCCGGAGGCGGACGGCGGCGTGGGCCTCGGGCTGCCCGAGGCCGTGCTCGTCTTCGAGGAGGCCGGCCGCGTCCTGCTGCCGGGACCGCTGGTCGGTACGCATCTGGCGGCGACCCATCTGACCGGTCCGGTGGCGGCGGGCGCGGCGGCAGGAGAGCTGCTGGTGGCCCTGGCGCTGCCGCCCGCCCCGGTCGGCCACCTGGGCGCCGCGGACGCCGTCCTGGTGCTGGGGGAGCCCGGGTCCAGGGAGCCCGGGCCCCGGGAGCGCGGGTCGGGGGAGCGCGGGTCGGGGGAGCGCGGGGAGTTCGGCGGGACGGGCGTTGCGACGGGCATCGGGCTCTTCGCCGCGGACGGATATCCGGCGGCGGAGATCCGTTCCGTCGACCCCCTCACCCCTCTTCACCTGCCCGGCAGCGTCCTGACCCCGGCCCGTGTACCCGGCGGCGGCGCGGGCGCCGACCCGGATCTCGCCGGCGCCGACCCGGTCCTGCTGCGGCGGGAAGCCGCGCTGCTGACCGCCGCACTGCAGGTCGGCAGTGCCGGAAGGACCCTTGAGATGGCCGTGCAACACGCCCGGCAACGTGAGCAGTTCGGGCGGCCGATCGGGGCGTTCCAGGCGGTGAAGCACCTGTGCGCGGACATGCTCGTACGGCTGGAGATGGCCCGCACGGCCGTCTACGCGGCGGCGGTGTCCTGCGACGCCTTCGAGACGGCCGCGGCGCGGCTGCTCGCCGACGACGCGGCATCCCGCAACGCACGTGACTGCCTGCAGGTCTTCGGAGGGATGGGCTTCACGTGGGAGGCCGACGTACACCTCCACATCAAGCGGTCCTGGGTGCTCGCCGCCGGGCGCGCGGACGCGGAGCGCCATGAGGAGGAGCTGGCGGGGGAACTGCCCGGATGA
- a CDS encoding acyl-CoA dehydrogenase: MDLTYTAEQEEFRAGLRSWLGDVLPKLPPRPDPRDWPGRRAYDAGWQRMLYDAGYAGLHWPVDAGGRGATPVQHLIFLEETEKAGAPYVGANFVGLLHAGPTIAAEGTDEQRRRWLPPVLRGDEVWCQGFSEPGAGSDLASLRTRAVRDGDAYVVTGSKIWTSHAEVADWCELLVRTDPQAPKHRGISWLAMPMDAPGVTVRPLRTLAGSTEFAEMFLDEVRVPVANRVGAENDGWRVTMVTLSFERGTAFVGEVVACRRVLGEVARAAKANGSWDDPALRRRLGRLAAEFSVLWRLTQWNVSEAERSLRAGGTGVPGTGGSVFKLRYSHARQELYDTAADVLGPLAQDAGHPWTAERLSSLSYTIAAGTSQIQKNIVAERILGLPKG, translated from the coding sequence GTGGATCTGACGTACACCGCTGAGCAGGAGGAGTTCCGGGCCGGGCTGCGGTCCTGGCTCGGCGACGTACTGCCCAAGCTGCCGCCCCGGCCCGACCCGCGCGACTGGCCGGGGCGGCGCGCGTACGACGCCGGCTGGCAGCGGATGCTGTACGACGCGGGGTACGCGGGCCTGCACTGGCCGGTCGACGCGGGCGGGCGGGGCGCGACGCCGGTGCAGCACCTGATCTTCCTGGAGGAGACGGAGAAGGCGGGCGCGCCCTATGTGGGCGCCAACTTCGTCGGGCTGCTGCACGCCGGGCCCACCATCGCCGCCGAGGGCACCGACGAGCAGCGGCGGCGCTGGCTGCCGCCGGTGCTGCGCGGCGACGAGGTGTGGTGCCAGGGGTTCAGCGAACCCGGCGCAGGCTCCGACCTGGCCTCGCTGCGGACCCGCGCGGTGCGCGACGGCGACGCGTACGTGGTGACCGGCTCGAAGATCTGGACCTCGCACGCGGAGGTCGCGGACTGGTGCGAGCTGCTGGTCCGCACCGATCCGCAGGCGCCCAAGCACCGCGGCATCTCCTGGCTCGCGATGCCGATGGACGCCCCGGGCGTCACGGTAAGGCCGCTGCGCACCCTCGCGGGGTCGACGGAGTTCGCCGAGATGTTCCTCGACGAGGTGCGGGTGCCGGTCGCGAACCGGGTGGGGGCGGAGAACGACGGCTGGCGCGTCACCATGGTCACCCTCTCCTTCGAACGCGGCACCGCCTTCGTCGGCGAGGTCGTCGCCTGCCGCCGCGTCCTGGGCGAGGTCGCGCGCGCCGCCAAGGCCAACGGCAGCTGGGACGATCCGGCGCTGCGGCGCAGGCTGGGCCGGCTAGCGGCCGAGTTCTCCGTGCTGTGGCGGCTCACCCAGTGGAACGTCAGCGAGGCGGAACGCTCGTTGCGGGCCGGCGGCACGGGCGTGCCCGGGACCGGCGGGTCGGTCTTCAAACTGCGCTACTCGCACGCCCGGCAGGAGCTGTACGACACGGCCGCCGACGTGCTGGGGCCGCTCGCGCAGGACGCCGGGCATCCGTGGACGGCGGAGCGGCTGTCGTCGCTCTCGTACACGATCGCGGCCGGCACTTCGCAGATCCAGAAGAACATCGTGGCCGAGCGCATCCTCGGCCTCCCGAAGGGTTGA